In Ovis aries strain OAR_USU_Benz2616 breed Rambouillet chromosome 13, ARS-UI_Ramb_v3.0, whole genome shotgun sequence, the genomic window TTAACCACAGAGAAGACAATTTAAGAGTGAACTGAAGAGCTTGTAGAATACAGGGAAACTGGAAGAATCTCCTGGAAAGTCTTTTCAAAACAAATAGATTCACCATGGAAAGAGGGTGGGCTTTTCAGGACAGATGGGGCAGAGATGGGCATAAAAAGTGGAAGCCTATTTTGAAAAAGGACCCCAGGTGATATTGAGCATGTTCTCAATCCACTATCAAACTGATCTGAAGTGGGCCAAGAAGTTCTCTTGAGACGGGCCTTGCAGAATCTTGAGATCAGGCAAAAGCTCCAAACAAAATGCACTAGCTGACTCCACCCTACCCCAGACCCTATCCATCCTTACTAAGGTCAGATCTAGTGCATCTTCAGGGGAGAAGAGGAAATTGTTACCCCTCTTAAAACGATTTAGACCTTGAAATCAAGACAAATCTGGGATCACATCCCTTAAGCTAtgaaaaattgtaaagaaaacaGGAGGACAACCCTACATCCCTTACAAGCTGATTAACCTTCATCAACTTACCTTCAAGTTCATCTCTAATCCTTAGTTTCTCTGTTTATAGAAAGAGGAGAGGATTTACTTTTAAAGTTATTACCTCCAGTCACTGTAAGAGATatagggcagagctggggctcagATTAGCAACCTCTCCCCTGAGAACACTCCTCAGGCCTTCCTAGCCCACTGGCTAGGAAGAGACCCCCAGCTACTTGTAGTCTGAACAAGACACGTGACCACTCAGGATGCACACACCCACTGACTGCAGTTAAAACCCCCAAACGAGGATTTGCCCTCCCCAGAACTGCAAAACCCCTTTGCCTCACTAAGCCCTACCttttctagaaataaaaccacttaCAAGTCAGCCTCAGAAAGTTAAGAACGTgtaaaacaagaggaaaaagatATTCGATGTTGTTGTGTGACAGTTCTGGCCCACCTGTGGGGTTATTATGCTGCGGGTCCCAAGAGGACCTAGCCTAAAAACTATCAGTCAGCTTGAGTGCCCTGGGAAGAAGAGCTGGGGGGGTCTCAGAGGAAAAAGACGAACCAGAGTCTGCAGGGTGGAGCCCGATGGTTCGGGGATTTTTGGAACCAGACAAGGAGTGGGTGTGGGTGGGTCCGGCtgagttttttcctttctgtttgctttgggagggaaagagaagggcCCAAGCCTGTGAGGGGGCTCGGGAGTTCTTCCACTAACTCTGAGCCCAACCCCCTCCACTTCCAAATCCGACCTTCAAAGTGCTAGACGTTTCATACTAATGGCTCACTTAAGGAGCACTAGTATCACAATGGTTAGCACTTAATGAGCCCTTGTTATGAAAAAACCAGCTAACATTAGGGCTGGGAACTGATTCCGGATCTGGAGAGGGGAGGGCGGACTTTTTGCCTGGCGCAGAAAGGAGGGTGTGTCGGGTCCAGGGTTGACAGGACTGGGACCAGATTCTAGGGGTCCAGGGGTCAGTTCGGGTCTGGCCACCAGACTCTTGGGCCCAGGCCCGGCGTGGCCAGGGCGGCCCTCGGCGCTCCTACCTTTAAGCGAGGTCTCCACCAGGCGCAGGTAAAGCTGCGAGCTCTTGTTGCCGTGGCTCATGCGCTGGGCGAGCCCGTTGCGCTGCAGGACGCACTCTTCAAACTGCACGACATTCTGGTGGCGCCGCTTGAGGCTGGTCAGGGCCCAGAATTCGGCCAGCGCCAGCTCCACGTTCTCGGGGGCGTCGCAGCGGATCTTCTTGACCGCCACCCGGGCCCCGCTGCGCCCGGCCACTGCCTCGTACACCACGCCGTAGCTGCCGCGCCCGATCTCCGCCAACAGGCTGTAGCGCGGCCGCGCCGACCCGCCGCCGCCCTCCGGCCGCCGCCGCGCCAGGTAGGCCTCGCCTGGGGCCTGGGCCGCCACCGGATCCATGGCctgggccgccgccgccggcctCAGCTTCGCGCTGAGCGCCCGCGGCACTGGGCTTCGCCTTTTCCGCTCGGGGCTTTGTGTACCTCTGCGAGCGCCGTCCTCCTCCCCCGTTTCCATGGCTGCGGGCGGCGGGGGGAGCAGCAACGGCGCTGCCCGGGACCCCCCTGCCTCATCCCTCCGTCCGGCCCCGGGACGCGGAAGAGCGGGACCTTGGATTGTGACCTGCGGGCGAAAAAGTCGGTTAAACGACTAGGCCGAGGCGGGGAGGCCTGGAGCGTAAGCCTCAGGGCGTCCCACCTCCTCCTCCGGCCGTTGCGGCCCCTTTAAGACGGAAGCCACGGCTGCAGAGCGaacgggggaggggaggggaaagcgGGAAAGACGAAACCACGGGGCACTGGCTTAGAGGGGGGAGCCGGAGAAAAGAGCAAAAAGTCCCCGCCTTTTCAGTTAATTTATCGTGTAGCAGTACGAAAAACAAGGACCCGCTGTTTCCATGACTGATGAAAACCGCCTTCAGAAGCAATTCAGACTGTAGAAATCTTTTTCCGCTGCTTGGCTCCCTCTGGGATGCCCCTCCCCGCGTCCCGCCCTGAGTTCTCCCGGGTGTAAACAGTCCATTGAATTAAGCCCGAGCAGAGCCCTGCGGACCGACCCAAGTCCCGCCGGACTGCGGGTGTAAGGGGTTGGCTTAAAAGTTCGGCGTCCCTGAGCGCGCCCAACCTGGGGCCCAACTGCCCTCACAGACGCCCGAGGCGGCAGCCGTAGTTCCAGCTTCGGTGCTAGCTTTTACGCCGCGGACAGCGCGCTTACCTGGCCGGCGCCCTTCCACTTCCGGGCAGCGCGTTTCCCTCCTAAGGCCCCCGGCTGGGGATGGTCCGCCCCGGGACGGGGCTGCCTCGGGTACGGAGCCGCGCGGGAGGCCGCGGCCCGAGTCGGGCGGGCGACGGCGCCTGCTACTGCACGAGTGACGGCAGCAGTGCTCTCGGGGGACAGCTGGGCGTCCGGGCTCCCGCGGCTCTCCACGTGTTCGCGCCAGCTGAGCCCTTTACGTAACCTTTTTATATAAGCCGCACGTCCGGCCCTCAGTCGGGCCAGCGGAGGCTCCTGGTGGCCCATCCCCCGGAAGGCCGGCTGAGTGCTGCGCCGCCGGCGTCTTGCCAGGGTCGGCCGACGAGCCGCAGCCCGGCGCACCCACGCGGGGCGGGGGCCCAATCACAGGCGAGAACACCCAACCAACAAAAAATAGGCGCCAAATTCCCGCGATTCGGCTATGGCCTCTAGTCTTCGCAGCCGCCTGTGCACCGCAACCTCCTCTCTTCGCCCGCGCTGCGAGAAGAGCTGCACGCAGTAGGCGCTAATAAATACTGATTGGTCGATTGGATTGGTCGGTTTAATTGATTCATAGGTCTTGCCTGGGAACCGCCCGGACTGGGTTGGACTCCATACCCTGTCTCCCTACTAAACCTGTTGATCTTGGGCAAACCATTGCCTCcacttggagcctcagttttttcttcTGCAAAATGGGTAGACTGGCCCTTACCTCCCAGGATTGATAGTCCCAaattaaataagtatattttatataaaatgttaatatgtaaatatttagatGTAAATAGAAAGTGGCTAATTGGGTGCAGGGCTGAGAGCGCTGAATGTAAGCTCCGTTTAggcaggaattttaaaatatcttgttcactgctgctgctgctgctactgctgctaagtcacttcagtcgtgtccgaccctgtgtgaccccatagacggcagcccaccaggctcccgcatccctagaattctccaggcaagaacactggagtgggctgccatttccttctccaatgcatgaaagtgaaaagtcaaagggaagtcgctcagtcgtgtcccactctgtgcgaccccatagatggcagcccaccaggctcccccgtccctgggattctccagaccagaacactggagtgggtatcaaATCATATGGGTGTCTGCAAATTAGTTAACACACTTTCTTGTGTCTCtcctccttatctgtaaaatgggaagagcaGTATGTGAGAATTCACTGAGTTTAGAAGGTTAAAGCACTTAGGACAGGGCCTTCACACACATTAAATGTTAGATATTATTAAGTAAATTAATACGCAGAATCATTTTTACAATGTAAGTGTGATCGATGAAAAGAATGAGCTAAAGAGTGCCAGGGGGCTGGGGACAGGCCACTTTTGTTGGTATGATCACGAAAATAAATTTTGGGggtaaaatttcaaatttatatataaattgcaAGCATGGTAAAGATTCTCACAACTTTTTTAACCAGGATAATAGTTTGCTATATTTTACTACATTTGCACTGTCGTATTCTcttgtgtatttgtgtatgtattatatatagacGTGGGTGTACTTTTCCCCCCACACCACTTTATGTTTCAGACATCGTGCCTCTTTAATCCCGAATACGTCTGTGTGTATTTCCTAAGAACATGAATATTGTCTTGCAAAACCTTGGTACAACTATCAAAATGAAGAATTTTGACAATAACACAATTTTTAATACATCTTCCATACTAAATGTAGCCACTTGTCCCAATAATGTAGCTATTCCCATGATCCAATCAGGATCACATATTTACATTTAGTTGTCATGCctctttggtggtggtggtttagttgctaagtcatattagACTGTTTGTAacctgcatggactgtagcctgctgggctcttctgaccatggggattctccaggcaaaaactggagtgggttcgGATTTCCTCCTCCtgtggattttcccaacccagggatcgaacctgagtctcctacattgttggcagattaccactgagccaccagggattccccatgcctcttcagtttcttcagaaaaGCAGTTAATTACTcagattttctttgtctttgtgaCCTTAACGTTTTTGAAGAGTACTGGTGAGTTATTTTCTAGACGTCCTTTAAATTCAGATATGTCTGATCTTTTCTCATGATCAGAATCAGGTTATGCATTTTTGGTAGGAATGGCACCAAAAGAGGTCGAGTCCTCCGTGGACCACATTAGGAGGCACATGACATCGTTTTATCCCAGAACTGATGATGTCCACTTTGATCACTTGGTCAGGTGACGTCGTTTTATCCCAGTACTGGTGACGTCCACTTTGATCACTTGGTCAGGTGACGTCCTTTTATCCCAGTACTGGTGACGTCCACTTTGATCACTTGGTCAGGTGACGTCGTTTTATCCCAGTACTGGTGACGTCCACTTTGATCACTTGGTCAGGTGACGTCGTTTTATCCCAGTACTGGTGATGTCCACTTTGATCACTTGGTCAGGTGACGTCATTTTATCCCAGTACTGGTGATGTCCAGTTTGATCACTTGGTCAGGTGACGTCGTTTTATCCCAGTACTGGTGACGTCCACTTTGATCCGTTGGTGTCTGCCAAGGTCCTCCACTGGAAAGTTGCTGTTTCCCCTTCTTGGTTATTAAGTATCTcatgggaagataccctgagacTCTCCTGCTCTGCCTCAGACCCTCACCCAGCTTTTTACATTCATTGAGGATTCTTGCCCCGgtcagtttttccagtgatcgCAAATTGGTGGTGGGAGAGCCTCTGGTTTAGtttgctggggctgccataacaaaataccactgactgggtggcttaataaatttattttctcacagttgtggatactggaagtccaagatcaaagtgttgGCATTTTGGCTTCTCCTGAAACCTCTGTCCTTAGTTTGTAGCTGCTGCCTTCTGGCTGTAAGGCCTAAGACCATCCCTCTGTGTTGGTTATCTTTCCCTCCGCTAGAAAGGACACAGTCACACTGCGTTCAGGCCTACCCTAACTAGCTCATTTAGCTTAATCACCCCATTAAAGACTTTATCTCCGAATATTCTAAGGTACTGGGGGATTGTGAATTccatggtgaagtacagggaaacctggcatgctgcagtccatggggtcgcaaagagctggacacgactgaatgactgaacaacaaaggtaCTGGGAGACTGTAAATTCCACACGTGAGTTTGGCAAGGGTGTGGAGGGAGAGTGACACAATTAAGTCTTCGACAGTGACATGAACTGGAACCTCAAGGTAGCTGTGCTGGTGGAAAGGCATTTCAGGAAGAGGGAATAAGTACAGAAGCTGTGAGACAGGAACATGATTGATGTCAAATGTAAGTCAGtgggtgagaatgtaaaatggtacaaccactttggagatAAAAGTTTAGCAGTTTCTTATATTTACACTATAGCCCAGTAAGAATTCATTATTACACTTACATAAGAGTGTTTATAGTGGCTTTTTCTTTAAGAGTCCCAAATTGGAAAACACTCCAATGTTCAACAATATTTGAATGAATAACCAGATTGTTGTATTCTTGTACCAAGAAATGCTGTTCATTGGGtgcaaaaaaggaatgaaatattgataCAACAACATGGCTGAACCAAAAtaattatgccaagtgaaagaagtcaggtaCAAAAGTGTATATACTGGATACTTCTATATATAATTcttgaaaatgcaaactaatttaTGGTGACTAAGAAAGCAGACTAGTAGTTGGGgtagggaggaggagatggaataTAAAGGGACCTGATAAACTTTTTGAGGGGGTGGATATGTTCGTGACCATGAAATTATCTTACTATACTTTCAAGAGgggaatatgtaaaaaaaaaacaaaaactgtccgCTTTAAATAAGTGCAGTTTTTGTACATCAAGTTTACACCTTTACCTAAATAAAGCTACTTTATAAATGGGGGCGGAGGGGAAGAGTACATACTGTGTAATTCCATTAATGTAAACACAAGCCGCACTGACCTATGGTAGCAGAAATCATGTCAGTAGTCATCTTTGGGTGGGAATTGACTGCTTAGGGAGGGGCACAAGGGGATTTTCTGGGTGATGGagttttactgtatgtaaattacatTGCAGTAAAGTTgatttaaaagatgagaaaacaaaccATACTGTGCCACCATGAACACCCATATCTTTACTTAGagcttctttttcattaaataatttattattattttaaaaattattttatttttggctgcactggttccTTGTTGCTCCCggcaggctttctctggctgcggcACACAGGCGTCTcactgcactggcttctcttgttgcggagtgtgggctctagggcgtgctggcttcaggagttgcaatatgtgggctcagtagttgtgttgcCCAGGCTaggttgccccgcagcatgtggaatcttcctgggccagggaccgaacctgagttccctgcattggctggcaaattcttagccactggaccgccagaaaaGTCCTACCTAGAGTTTCTAAGGGCAGACGGCGGCATCGCGCTCAGGCACAGCTCTGGCTCCACTCCTGTCCTCACTGGCCTCGTGTTGAACAAGCCCTGTGGAGTCGCCCTTCCTGTAGTTTTCCTACCTGAGCTTTAGGAGAGATCAGACCTGAAGCTCTGGGAGAACCATAATGAGTGTGTAAACTCTTTTTCATGCTGTGAGAAGGGCCAGGCTACTTGAAAAATTGTTGATGGCTTGATGTTTTTTCCCTGCACTTTGGTTTAAGTTACAGAAATAACCTATTCTTATTATTATGACCAATAGCCAATATGTATTAAAGTTTTCTGTCCAGCACAGAAATTAACAGAGAATTCTCATGCCCATCCTGTGAGGTAGTTACTgtcattagccccattttacaggtgaagagacagagaggagTTTGATTAACTGGGATTTGAACTGACACCTCAGGCTCTCTACACCACCTTACCCTGCTCGGCCTCCCCACAGTAAGCATTTACTTGAACAATTATGGCAAACCTTCTTTCACGCCTTTCTCTGTCGACAAACAGCCCTACCTCCAGTTCCCTGGAGCCTCGCACAGTGCCAGATATGACTAGAGCTCAATATTTAGTGacagaagagatgaaagaaaaggGAGGCGAAGCAGGGAGGCTTTAGGTCCTTCCAGTAGAACCCTGCCTTTGAGGGTTTGACATAGAAAGTAAGACATAGTGGGATTATGTGATTCCAAATAACATTAGCCTTACAAAGGACAATAAAGCCGGTGAAGGAAGAGCAAAGGGTGGTGTAGGTTCCATGTTAGAATGGAGGGTTCAGGAAAGGAGTTGACGATTGAGCAGAGCCTAGTAGAAGCGAAAGAATCAGCCAAATGCATGCTGACTAGAAGAACGTTCTGTGTCAGGGGGAAGAGCAGGTGGAAAGGCCCTGAGACTGTAGCAGGTGAAGAGGCTGGTGTGACTGGAGCACGGGGAATAGAGAAGAGTAGCGGGAAACAGGATGATGGTGCTCCCTTCTCATCACTGGTACTTCAGGGGGTGAGAATACCCAAGGGGCGGCTGACCCTGAGTTGGTGGGGAGTGATTCTGTGAGAAGAGCATGAGGCTCTGGCCTGAGAGGGAAAGGTTGGTGAGTGGAGAAGTGTAGAAGGGATGGAAGCTGACAGAAGGCTGAGGCTGCTCCAGTGGGCTGTGTGAGAGGGTAGTGAGAATGAGGAGAAAGCTTGGGGGttgagggttgggggcaggaggtggcaGGGGGCCATGGTGGAGAATTATCTGAAATAACAATTATAACAGGGCAGCTCAGGGGGGTTCCTAAGGGGGGAGAAGCTGATACAGGGTATGGGAGGGGACCGTGGAGGTGCTGAAGGACAGACGCTTGAGGTGGATGCCTCAGGTAGACGGTGTACTCTGAGCCAGGGACACTGGGAAGAGCTGGGGGGAAGGCTATGCTGTTGGCTTGAATTCCCCTCCCTTGACAGAACTGTATTTCTGAGGCTCCAGGAGCGCTGTCTCCAAGAAAAACTGGAGCCTGTCATGCTTTCTAACTAGTCTCTCGAAACTACAGGGAGAGACAGTTGACTCCGTTTTATGAATGGGAAGACAGAGCCTCAGAAGCTGTCACATCACAAACAAGCTGAATGGCTGAAATCTGATACCCAGCAGCCTTGTGTTTTGGTATCCAAActcttagttagttagttcagttgctcagtcctgtccaactctttgccaccccatggactgtagcataccaggcttccctgtccatcaccaactcctggaacttactcaaactcatgtctatcgagttgctgatgccatccaaccatctcatcctctatcatccccttctcctcctgccttcaatctttctcagcatcagggtcttttctaatgagtcggcttttcgcatcaggtagcccaggtattggagcttcagctttagcgtcagtccttccagtgaatattcagggttgatttcctttaggattga contains:
- the STK35 gene encoding serine/threonine-protein kinase 35; translation: MGHQEPPLARLRAGRAAYIKRLRKGLSWREHVESRGSPDAQLSPESTAAVTRAVAGAVARPTRAAASRAAPYPRQPRPGADHPQPGALGGKRAARKWKGAGQVTIQGPALPRPGAGRRDEAGGSRAAPLLLPPPPAAMETGEEDGARRGTQSPERKRRSPVPRALSAKLRPAAAAQAMDPVAAQAPGEAYLARRRPEGGGGSARPRYSLLAEIGRGSYGVVYEAVAGRSGARVAVKKIRCDAPENVELALAEFWALTSLKRRHQNVVQFEECVLQRNGLAQRMSHGNKSSQLYLRLVETSLKGERILGYAEEPCYLWFVMEFCEGGDLNQYVLSRRPDPATNKSFMLQLTSAIAFLHKNHIVHRDLKPDNILITERSGTPILKVADFGLSKVCAGLAPRGKEGNPDNKNVNVNKYWLSSACGSDFYMAPEVWEGHYTAKADIFALGIIIWAMIERITFIDSETKKELLGTYIKQGTEIVPVGEALLENPKMELHIPQKRRTSMSEGIKQLLKDMLAANPQDRPDAFELETRMDQVTCAA